The stretch of DNA TCATTAAAATGGTACTGTTCCCAATTACTTACAAGACTTATTTGTCTTCTGCGAAGATGCGTGTATTAAAGCCTCAGATCGACGCTATCAACAAAAAGCATGAAGGTGGTGATGCAATGAAAAAGCAACAGGCTATAATGGCCTTGTACAAAAGCACCGGGGTTAATCCTTTAGCTGGATGTATACCTATGCTTATTCAAATGCCTATACTCTTTGCAATGTTTAGGTTCTTCCCAGCATCTATAGAACTTCGTCAAGAATCGTTCTTATGGGCAACAGACCTTTCGTCTTATGATCAGATTTTTTCATGGACAATGCACATCCCTCTAATCTCTGACTTTTACGGAAATCACATTAGCCTTTTTGCTATTATGATGGCTGGTTCCTCTTACCTATCTATGAGCGCGAACAACACACAAATGGGTGGCGGTAATGAAATGCAAGCCAAGCAAATGCAAATGATGATGAAGTTTATGCCAATAATGTTATTGTTCATCTTTAACTCTCT from Flavobacteriales bacterium encodes:
- the yidC gene encoding membrane protein insertase YidC, producing LVQLGPSFIDWVSKWMLIPLFNVLSTVFSSYGIIILLITVIIKMVLFPITYKTYLSSAKMRVLKPQIDAINKKHEGGDAMKKQQAIMALYKSTGVNPLAGCIPMLIQMPILFAMFRFFPASIELRQESFLWATDLSSYDQIFSWTMHIPLISDFYGNHISLFAIMMAGSSYLSMSANNTQMGGGNEMQAKQMQMMMKFMPIMLLFIFNSLPSGLNYYYFLANMMTFGQQWAIKRFFIDENKILDKLEAFKLSPKAKKGKSSFVKKLEDLAKEKGYKPPK